One Salvia splendens isolate huo1 chromosome 12, SspV2, whole genome shotgun sequence genomic window carries:
- the LOC121759245 gene encoding uncharacterized WD repeat-containing protein C2A9.03-like isoform X1: MLNASTVIMSNQQGNEAEEMEEEYEMEDADDDMDDEFHAGDAGGSDSDMDEYEYLNNRMQDTTAAQARKGRDIQGIPWERLHVTREKYRQTRLEQYKNYENIPKSGEGSEKDCKSTEKGGPYYVFRRNSRSAKSTILHFQLRNLVWATSKHDVYFLSHFSIMHWSSLSCTKSEVLNVSGHVAPCEKHPGSLLEGFTQTQVSTVAVKDKLLVAGGFQGELICKNLDRPGVSYCTRTTYEDNAITNAVEIYTSSSGAVHFVSSNNDNGVRDFDMEKFQPSNHFRFTWPVNHTSLSPDGKLLAIVGDDPAGMLVDSRTGKAIASFQGHLDYSFASAWHPGGLTFATGNQDKTCRVWDIRNLSASVTALKGNLGAIRSIRYTSDGRFMAMAEPADFVHVFDVNSGYEKEQEIDFFGEISGMSFSPDTESLFIGVWDRTYGSLLEFGRQREYSYLDTIV, from the exons ATGCTTAATGCGTCTACCGTG ATCATGTCCAATCAACAAGGAAATGAAGCTGAAGAAATGGAAGAGGAATATGAGATGGAAGATGCAGATGACGATATGGATGATGAGTTCCACGCAGGAGATGCTGGTGGCTCAGATTCTGATATGGACGAATATGAATACTTG AATAATAGAATGCAAGACACAACTGCGGCTCAAGCTAGAAAGGGCAGAGATATCCAAGGGATTCCCTGGGAGCGGCTGCATGTGACAAGAGAGAAATATAGGCAGACTAGACTAGAACAATATAAGAATTACGAAAACATTCCTAAATCTGGAGAGGGGTCAGAAAAG GATTGCAAATCTACTGAAAAAGGAGGCCCGTACTATGTGTTCAGACGAAATTCAAGATCTGCCAAATCTACCATTTTACATTTTCAG CTGAGAAATTTGGTATGGGCTACATCAAAACATGATGTCTACTTCCTGTCTCATTTCTCTATCATGCATTGGTCATCATTATCATGCACCAAATCTGAAGTTCTTAATGTATCAGGACATGTAGCACCTTGTGAG AAACACCCTGGGAGCTTGTTGGAAGGATTTACCCAGACTCAGGTCAGCACGGTAGCAGTGAAAGATAAGTTGCTAGTTGCTGGAGGTTTTCAGGGGGAACTTATCTGCAAG AATCTGGATAGGCCTGGAGTTTCCTACTGTACTCGGACTACTTATGAAGATAATGCCATCACTAATGCAGTTGAGATATATACATCTAGCAG TGGGGCAGTGCATTTTGTGTCTTCGAATAATGACAATGGAGTTAGAGACTTTGATATGGAGAAATTTCAACCATCTAACCATTTTCGATTTACATGGCCAGTCAAT CATACTTCCCTAAGTCCCGATGGTAAGCTTCTTGCTATTGTTGGTGATGACCCGGCGGGTATGTTAGTGGATTCCAGGACTGGAAAG GCAATTGCATCTTTTCAGGGTCACTTGGACTACTCATTTGCATCAGCTTGGCACCCTGGTGGATTGACCTTTGCTACCGGGAACCAGGACAAAACCTGCCGAGTTTGGGATATCCGGAATCTTTCAGCATCAGTCACTGCCTTGAAGGGAAACCTTGGAGCCATTCGTTCAATCCGCTATACATCAGATGGCAGATTCATGGCTATGGCAGAACCTGCAGATTTTGTCCATGTATTTGATGTCAATAGTGGGTATGAGAAGGAGCAGGAAATCGATTTCTTTGGCGAGATATCCGGTATGTCATTTAGTCCGGATACAGAATCCCTCTTCATTGGAGTGTGGGACCGTACATATGGTAGCCTTCTTGAGTTTGGCAGACAAAGGGAGTACTCATACCTCGACACTATTGTCTGA
- the LOC121759245 gene encoding uncharacterized WD repeat-containing protein C2A9.03-like isoform X2, whose translation MSNQQGNEAEEMEEEYEMEDADDDMDDEFHAGDAGGSDSDMDEYEYLNNRMQDTTAAQARKGRDIQGIPWERLHVTREKYRQTRLEQYKNYENIPKSGEGSEKDCKSTEKGGPYYVFRRNSRSAKSTILHFQLRNLVWATSKHDVYFLSHFSIMHWSSLSCTKSEVLNVSGHVAPCEKHPGSLLEGFTQTQVSTVAVKDKLLVAGGFQGELICKNLDRPGVSYCTRTTYEDNAITNAVEIYTSSSGAVHFVSSNNDNGVRDFDMEKFQPSNHFRFTWPVNHTSLSPDGKLLAIVGDDPAGMLVDSRTGKAIASFQGHLDYSFASAWHPGGLTFATGNQDKTCRVWDIRNLSASVTALKGNLGAIRSIRYTSDGRFMAMAEPADFVHVFDVNSGYEKEQEIDFFGEISGMSFSPDTESLFIGVWDRTYGSLLEFGRQREYSYLDTIV comes from the exons ATGTCCAATCAACAAGGAAATGAAGCTGAAGAAATGGAAGAGGAATATGAGATGGAAGATGCAGATGACGATATGGATGATGAGTTCCACGCAGGAGATGCTGGTGGCTCAGATTCTGATATGGACGAATATGAATACTTG AATAATAGAATGCAAGACACAACTGCGGCTCAAGCTAGAAAGGGCAGAGATATCCAAGGGATTCCCTGGGAGCGGCTGCATGTGACAAGAGAGAAATATAGGCAGACTAGACTAGAACAATATAAGAATTACGAAAACATTCCTAAATCTGGAGAGGGGTCAGAAAAG GATTGCAAATCTACTGAAAAAGGAGGCCCGTACTATGTGTTCAGACGAAATTCAAGATCTGCCAAATCTACCATTTTACATTTTCAG CTGAGAAATTTGGTATGGGCTACATCAAAACATGATGTCTACTTCCTGTCTCATTTCTCTATCATGCATTGGTCATCATTATCATGCACCAAATCTGAAGTTCTTAATGTATCAGGACATGTAGCACCTTGTGAG AAACACCCTGGGAGCTTGTTGGAAGGATTTACCCAGACTCAGGTCAGCACGGTAGCAGTGAAAGATAAGTTGCTAGTTGCTGGAGGTTTTCAGGGGGAACTTATCTGCAAG AATCTGGATAGGCCTGGAGTTTCCTACTGTACTCGGACTACTTATGAAGATAATGCCATCACTAATGCAGTTGAGATATATACATCTAGCAG TGGGGCAGTGCATTTTGTGTCTTCGAATAATGACAATGGAGTTAGAGACTTTGATATGGAGAAATTTCAACCATCTAACCATTTTCGATTTACATGGCCAGTCAAT CATACTTCCCTAAGTCCCGATGGTAAGCTTCTTGCTATTGTTGGTGATGACCCGGCGGGTATGTTAGTGGATTCCAGGACTGGAAAG GCAATTGCATCTTTTCAGGGTCACTTGGACTACTCATTTGCATCAGCTTGGCACCCTGGTGGATTGACCTTTGCTACCGGGAACCAGGACAAAACCTGCCGAGTTTGGGATATCCGGAATCTTTCAGCATCAGTCACTGCCTTGAAGGGAAACCTTGGAGCCATTCGTTCAATCCGCTATACATCAGATGGCAGATTCATGGCTATGGCAGAACCTGCAGATTTTGTCCATGTATTTGATGTCAATAGTGGGTATGAGAAGGAGCAGGAAATCGATTTCTTTGGCGAGATATCCGGTATGTCATTTAGTCCGGATACAGAATCCCTCTTCATTGGAGTGTGGGACCGTACATATGGTAGCCTTCTTGAGTTTGGCAGACAAAGGGAGTACTCATACCTCGACACTATTGTCTGA
- the LOC121759245 gene encoding uncharacterized WD repeat-containing protein C2A9.03-like isoform X3: MLTSLHVRSVILSKNQKNNRMQDTTAAQARKGRDIQGIPWERLHVTREKYRQTRLEQYKNYENIPKSGEGSEKDCKSTEKGGPYYVFRRNSRSAKSTILHFQLRNLVWATSKHDVYFLSHFSIMHWSSLSCTKSEVLNVSGHVAPCEKHPGSLLEGFTQTQVSTVAVKDKLLVAGGFQGELICKNLDRPGVSYCTRTTYEDNAITNAVEIYTSSSGAVHFVSSNNDNGVRDFDMEKFQPSNHFRFTWPVNHTSLSPDGKLLAIVGDDPAGMLVDSRTGKAIASFQGHLDYSFASAWHPGGLTFATGNQDKTCRVWDIRNLSASVTALKGNLGAIRSIRYTSDGRFMAMAEPADFVHVFDVNSGYEKEQEIDFFGEISGMSFSPDTESLFIGVWDRTYGSLLEFGRQREYSYLDTIV; the protein is encoded by the exons ATGTTAACCAGTTTGCACGTGAGAAGCGTGATATTATCTAAAAATCAAAAG AATAATAGAATGCAAGACACAACTGCGGCTCAAGCTAGAAAGGGCAGAGATATCCAAGGGATTCCCTGGGAGCGGCTGCATGTGACAAGAGAGAAATATAGGCAGACTAGACTAGAACAATATAAGAATTACGAAAACATTCCTAAATCTGGAGAGGGGTCAGAAAAG GATTGCAAATCTACTGAAAAAGGAGGCCCGTACTATGTGTTCAGACGAAATTCAAGATCTGCCAAATCTACCATTTTACATTTTCAG CTGAGAAATTTGGTATGGGCTACATCAAAACATGATGTCTACTTCCTGTCTCATTTCTCTATCATGCATTGGTCATCATTATCATGCACCAAATCTGAAGTTCTTAATGTATCAGGACATGTAGCACCTTGTGAG AAACACCCTGGGAGCTTGTTGGAAGGATTTACCCAGACTCAGGTCAGCACGGTAGCAGTGAAAGATAAGTTGCTAGTTGCTGGAGGTTTTCAGGGGGAACTTATCTGCAAG AATCTGGATAGGCCTGGAGTTTCCTACTGTACTCGGACTACTTATGAAGATAATGCCATCACTAATGCAGTTGAGATATATACATCTAGCAG TGGGGCAGTGCATTTTGTGTCTTCGAATAATGACAATGGAGTTAGAGACTTTGATATGGAGAAATTTCAACCATCTAACCATTTTCGATTTACATGGCCAGTCAAT CATACTTCCCTAAGTCCCGATGGTAAGCTTCTTGCTATTGTTGGTGATGACCCGGCGGGTATGTTAGTGGATTCCAGGACTGGAAAG GCAATTGCATCTTTTCAGGGTCACTTGGACTACTCATTTGCATCAGCTTGGCACCCTGGTGGATTGACCTTTGCTACCGGGAACCAGGACAAAACCTGCCGAGTTTGGGATATCCGGAATCTTTCAGCATCAGTCACTGCCTTGAAGGGAAACCTTGGAGCCATTCGTTCAATCCGCTATACATCAGATGGCAGATTCATGGCTATGGCAGAACCTGCAGATTTTGTCCATGTATTTGATGTCAATAGTGGGTATGAGAAGGAGCAGGAAATCGATTTCTTTGGCGAGATATCCGGTATGTCATTTAGTCCGGATACAGAATCCCTCTTCATTGGAGTGTGGGACCGTACATATGGTAGCCTTCTTGAGTTTGGCAGACAAAGGGAGTACTCATACCTCGACACTATTGTCTGA
- the LOC121759539 gene encoding GPI-anchored protein LLG1-like produces the protein MLDSSHTKLYLILALCLSLSTSLCASTFISDAVFGSSVLSERRLLQAKKSCPVNFEFQNYTIITSKCKGPKYPPSLCCPALKEFACPFSDELNDLSNDCASTMFSYINLSGKYPPGLFSSECREGKLGLACDAPGPGSAQEKAKVNSGVQIEYKLLPVTALLLVLSLLFV, from the exons ATGCTGGATTCAAGTCACACGAAGCTCTATTTGATTCTGGCTCTCTGTCTCTcgctctctacctctctctgcGCTTCCACTTTCATTTCAG ATGCTGTATTTGGATCTtcggttttgagtgagagaagGCTCCTTCAAGCTAAGAAAT CATGCCCTGTGAACTTCGAGTTTCAGAACTACACTATCATCACCAGCAAATGCAAGGGACCTAAATACCCACCAAGCTTGTGCTGCCCAGCTTTGAAGGAGTTCGCCTGTCCATTTTCGGACGAGTTGAATGACTTGTCCAATGACTGTGCTTCAACCATGTTCAGCTATATCAACCTCTCCGGGAAGTATCCACCGGGCCTATTCTCCAGTGAGTGCCGTGAGGGCAAGCTTGGCCTCGCATGCGACGCACCAGGTCCGGGATCTGCACAAGAGAAAGCTAAGGTTAACAGTGGAGTTCAGATCGAATACAAGTTGCTGCCTGTGACGGccctcctcctcgttctttcgCTGCTATTTGTTTGA